A genomic window from Streptomyces brevispora includes:
- a CDS encoding imidazolonepropionase-like domain-containing protein: MLTVHAAPLVLPVGAAAIERGAVAVEGDRIVALGPYDTVVAAHPAARVRQWPGVIAPGLLQRHAAWLLTRCYHPDPREADELGVEPLSGEAFARLTGELDATRWAGSVRRGLQQLLRYGTTHLTGPFRDPAVRTAVSRSGLVEVSADAAPGDPAGVAHGVRDGGADGVRGGGSDGVRSGGPDGVRGGGPDGVRGGGPDGVASDRPDLDPFAGGRDLAGCVHGPLVIGARADLAVFDVPDEAALVAAGAGSCVVTVLAGRLVYRRR, from the coding sequence ATGCTGACCGTTCACGCCGCGCCGCTGGTCCTTCCGGTCGGCGCGGCCGCCATCGAGCGCGGTGCGGTGGCCGTCGAGGGGGACCGGATCGTCGCCCTCGGTCCGTACGACACGGTCGTCGCCGCACATCCGGCGGCGCGGGTACGGCAGTGGCCGGGCGTCATCGCCCCGGGCCTTCTGCAGCGGCACGCCGCATGGCTGCTCACCCGCTGCTACCACCCGGACCCGCGCGAGGCGGACGAACTCGGGGTCGAGCCGCTGTCGGGCGAGGCGTTCGCGCGGCTGACGGGGGAGCTGGACGCGACCCGGTGGGCCGGCAGCGTACGGCGGGGGCTCCAGCAACTGCTGCGGTACGGCACGACGCACCTCACCGGCCCGTTCCGCGACCCGGCCGTGCGTACCGCCGTGTCCCGTTCGGGGCTCGTCGAGGTGTCCGCCGACGCGGCTCCCGGCGACCCGGCCGGTGTTGCGCACGGCGTCCGTGATGGCGGAGCGGACGGTGTACGTGGAGGTGGGTCGGACGGCGTACGGAGTGGCGGACCGGACGGCGTACGGGGTGGCGGACCGGACGGCGTACGGGGTGGCGGACCGGACGGCGTTGCGAGCGACAGGCCGGATCTGGACCCGTTCGCCGGGGGCCGGGATCTGGCGGGCTGCGTGCACGGCCCGCTCGTCATCGGCGCCCGCGCCGACCTCGCGGTCTTCGACGTGCCCGACGAGGCCGCGCTCGTCGCGGCGGGGGCGGGGTCCTGCGTGGTCACCGTCCTGGCGGGGCGACTGGTGTACCGCCGCCGCTGA
- a CDS encoding DUF3152 domain-containing protein, whose product MVVVPVVLVAATVVGLRWKSGGSGGSGTSSSAASFTVARAGATDTGKGNAYRVEVEDGSGLDPDKAAAEVARILAAPRGWSHHGENVFRQVAEGPAGLVIRIASPRTTDRICGNSGLDTHGEVNCRVGADVMVNLKRWQTGSPEFDGPLADYRALIINHEVGHWLGHGHETCPGKGRPAPAMMQQIYGLKGCVANAWPYDAKGHYLGGPSVP is encoded by the coding sequence ATGGTCGTCGTTCCGGTGGTGCTGGTGGCGGCCACGGTGGTGGGTCTCCGGTGGAAGAGCGGGGGCTCGGGCGGTTCCGGCACCTCGTCCTCCGCCGCCTCCTTCACCGTCGCCCGCGCGGGCGCGACGGACACCGGCAAGGGCAACGCCTACCGGGTCGAGGTGGAGGACGGCTCGGGCCTGGACCCGGACAAGGCGGCCGCCGAGGTCGCCCGCATCCTGGCCGCGCCCCGGGGCTGGTCGCACCACGGCGAGAACGTCTTCCGCCAGGTCGCCGAGGGCCCGGCGGGGCTGGTCATCCGCATCGCCTCCCCCCGGACCACGGACAGGATCTGCGGGAATAGCGGTCTCGACACCCACGGCGAGGTGAACTGCCGGGTCGGCGCCGACGTCATGGTCAACCTCAAGCGCTGGCAGACCGGTTCACCCGAATTCGATGGACCGCTCGCCGACTACCGCGCCCTCATCATCAACCACGAAGTGGGTCACTGGCTCGGCCACGGCCACGAAACATGCCCCGGCAAGGGCCGGCCCGCCCCCGCCATGATGCAGCAGATCTACGGCCTCAAAGGATGCGTCGCCAACGCCTGGCCCTACGACGCCAAGGGGCACTACCTGGGCGGCCCATCGGTTCCGTGA
- a CDS encoding helix-turn-helix domain-containing protein produces MEEQIFTTLHSAPSNEEIAAHLHVSPRTVKFHLANIRAKLDGITRLRLCLLSALHHRGLLSLCRACAPAFPELPAFAAPAAIPAMPGRPERVAPFPEGQQAREPVAP; encoded by the coding sequence ATGGAGGAGCAGATTTTCACCACATTGCACAGCGCTCCGTCGAATGAGGAGATCGCGGCCCATCTGCACGTATCTCCGAGAACGGTGAAGTTTCACCTCGCCAATATCCGGGCGAAACTCGACGGAATCACCAGGCTTCGGCTCTGCCTGCTGTCCGCGCTGCACCACAGGGGTCTTCTGTCTCTTTGCCGCGCCTGCGCACCGGCGTTCCCGGAACTCCCGGCCTTCGCCGCACCCGCCGCAATTCCCGCGATGCCGGGACGCCCGGAAAGAGTGGCACCGTTCCCGGAGGGACAGCAGGCCCGCGAACCCGTCGCTCCCTGA
- a CDS encoding peptidase inhibitor family I36 protein gives MNRSTVMRRLTGITLAATVITGLTLTTAGPATAAGHKNGNVESGEFGLYYNSNYAGCVFDLLYSDERFSDDRFVSSTTSQTCPGQNQTTDDNTASYWNRDVTTWDVYTNPVRGGIHGSLPLDYYGNASATFKNEISSAYYF, from the coding sequence ATGAATCGCTCAACCGTAATGCGCCGTCTGACCGGCATCACTCTGGCCGCGACCGTGATCACCGGGCTGACGCTCACGACCGCCGGCCCCGCAACCGCTGCCGGCCACAAGAACGGAAACGTGGAAAGCGGGGAGTTCGGCCTCTACTACAACTCGAACTACGCCGGCTGTGTCTTCGACCTCCTCTACTCGGACGAAAGGTTCTCCGACGACCGCTTCGTCTCGTCGACGACCTCCCAGACCTGTCCCGGCCAGAACCAGACCACCGACGACAACACCGCTTCGTATTGGAACCGCGACGTGACGACCTGGGATGTGTACACCAACCCCGTCCGAGGCGGGATCCATGGCTCCTTGCCGCTCGACTACTACGGCAACGCCTCCGCCACGTTCAAGAACGAGATCTCGTCGGCGTACTACTTCTGA
- a CDS encoding peptidoglycan-binding protein — MSGEPGGSSRNDEGSGNGGEEPDGGLGRRRRWVVAVVVAAVVLGTVGVGASMVIKSPAQAAAEAGAPQQDVLTAAVEHRVLVSSVITRGQVRAGQTVNVSPQVSGGDEGATGAVITKLAVKAQDVLRSGRLLMEVSGRPVFVLRGKLPVYRDLRPGSEGDDVGQLQKALQDLGHPTAPDAGGSFGTGTKTALNSFYASIGYDPLPAQDGDGEGVRSAAGAVRSAERALEDAKESGSAAKSDGAPGDPHKAVERAEEDLNDARAAYAEAQAKSGPMLPAGEAVFLESFPARVNAVQGIVGAKVSGTVMTLSSGRLVVQAYVPEYQKGLLRAGQRVGIYSETTGVSAGAKVTRVADTQTVPAQSTAGSGAEGGDGGGGPAAARSGYLVQITPGKALDAQLNGQDVRLTIEAASTGGKALVVPITAITAGADGRTVVTVVAGSGDQKRVEIRPGTSGDGFVAVESVVRGALAAGDRVVTGIRK; from the coding sequence ATGAGCGGCGAGCCCGGCGGGAGCAGCCGGAACGACGAGGGCAGCGGCAACGGCGGGGAAGAGCCCGACGGCGGTCTCGGCCGGCGCCGTCGCTGGGTGGTCGCCGTCGTCGTCGCGGCCGTGGTGCTCGGCACCGTCGGCGTCGGCGCGTCGATGGTCATCAAGTCACCCGCGCAGGCTGCGGCGGAGGCCGGCGCACCACAGCAGGACGTGCTGACCGCGGCGGTGGAACACCGGGTGCTGGTGTCCTCGGTGATCACTCGGGGCCAGGTGCGGGCGGGACAGACCGTGAACGTCTCCCCGCAGGTGTCCGGTGGCGACGAGGGCGCGACCGGCGCGGTGATCACGAAACTGGCGGTCAAGGCCCAGGACGTCCTGCGGAGCGGCCGGCTGCTGATGGAGGTCTCCGGCCGCCCGGTGTTCGTACTGCGGGGGAAGCTGCCCGTCTACCGGGACCTGCGTCCCGGCAGCGAGGGCGACGACGTCGGGCAGCTCCAGAAGGCGCTTCAGGACCTCGGGCACCCCACCGCACCCGATGCGGGCGGCAGCTTCGGCACGGGGACCAAGACGGCGCTCAACTCCTTCTACGCGTCAATCGGTTACGACCCGTTGCCGGCCCAGGACGGCGACGGCGAGGGGGTCAGGTCGGCCGCCGGCGCGGTGCGGTCGGCCGAGCGGGCCCTGGAGGACGCCAAGGAATCCGGCTCCGCGGCGAAGAGCGACGGCGCACCCGGCGACCCGCACAAGGCCGTGGAACGGGCCGAGGAGGACCTGAACGACGCACGCGCCGCTTACGCCGAGGCGCAGGCGAAGTCGGGCCCGATGCTGCCCGCCGGTGAGGCGGTGTTCCTGGAGAGCTTCCCGGCCCGGGTGAACGCGGTGCAGGGGATCGTGGGCGCCAAGGTGTCCGGGACGGTCATGACGCTGTCCTCGGGCCGGCTGGTCGTGCAGGCGTACGTCCCCGAGTACCAGAAGGGACTGCTGCGCGCCGGCCAGCGCGTCGGGATCTACTCGGAAACCACCGGGGTGTCGGCGGGCGCGAAGGTCACCCGCGTCGCGGACACGCAGACGGTCCCGGCCCAGAGCACCGCCGGTTCCGGAGCAGAAGGCGGCGACGGCGGTGGCGGCCCGGCCGCCGCCCGCTCCGGCTACCTGGTGCAGATCACTCCGGGCAAGGCGCTCGACGCCCAACTGAACGGCCAGGACGTCCGCTTGACCATCGAGGCGGCCTCCACCGGCGGCAAGGCCCTGGTGGTCCCGATCACCGCGATCACCGCGGGTGCGGACGGCCGGACGGTGGTGACCGTGGTCGCCGGGTCCGGTGATCAGAAGCGGGTCGAGATACGTCCGGGCACGTCCGGAGACGGCTTCGTGGCCGTCGAATCCGTGGTCAGGGGCGCCCTGGCCGCAGGCGACAGAGTGGTCACCGGGATACGGAAATGA
- a CDS encoding ABC transporter ATP-binding protein has translation MTPPVIEFRQVALTYPGPPPVAAFRPCDLVIDRGEFVTVVGPSGSGKSTFLNIAGLLDAPTAGTYLLDGLDTGAMRDGHRTALRGRRIGFVFQSFHLLPHRSALENVTLAMVYSGVARKERRRRAKEALVRVGLGHRVESLPTRLSGGERQRVAIARALVARPSLLLCDEPTGNLDTANAQSVLALLAELHTDGMTVLVITHDAEVAGRGARTVTIRDGVLREREGAAG, from the coding sequence ATGACCCCGCCCGTCATCGAGTTCCGCCAGGTCGCCCTGACCTACCCCGGACCACCACCGGTCGCCGCCTTCCGGCCCTGCGATCTGGTGATCGACCGGGGCGAGTTCGTGACCGTCGTCGGGCCGTCCGGCTCGGGCAAGTCGACGTTCCTCAACATCGCCGGTCTGCTGGACGCCCCGACCGCGGGGACGTATCTCCTCGACGGCCTGGACACCGGAGCGATGAGGGACGGCCACCGCACCGCCCTGCGAGGCCGCCGGATCGGCTTCGTCTTCCAGTCCTTCCACCTGTTACCGCACCGAAGCGCCCTGGAGAACGTCACGCTGGCCATGGTCTACAGCGGCGTGGCCCGCAAGGAGCGCCGGCGGCGGGCGAAGGAGGCGCTGGTACGGGTCGGGCTCGGACACCGCGTCGAGTCCCTGCCCACCCGGCTGTCCGGCGGGGAGCGGCAACGCGTGGCGATCGCGCGGGCACTGGTGGCCAGACCCTCCCTGCTGCTCTGCGACGAGCCGACCGGCAACCTCGACACGGCCAACGCGCAGTCGGTGCTGGCCCTGCTCGCGGAGTTGCACACCGATGGCATGACGGTGCTGGTGATCACGCACGACGCGGAGGTGGCGGGACGCGGCGCGCGTACGGTCACCATCCGCGACGGGGTGCTGCGCGAACGTGAAGGAGCGGCGGGATGA
- a CDS encoding ABC transporter permease encodes MIRGVLRKRGASAVDRSVFSFGDLLGESLAGMLQRPARSALTALGTVLGVGTFVAILGLTATASSQIDARFNSLSATEVSVEDKASEQNEFAAPAFPPDADERVERLNGVRSAGVYWPVRPATDVTVRSAPVARADDGGRTQVVAASPGVLEAAEPTLSQGRIYDDLMSDEGAYVAVIGSGVASRLGITTLETRPAVFVGDQPFTVTGIIENTERKADLLLSVVVPRTTAEKIWGPPAGGSATMLVSTELGAAQQVARLAPTALRPDHPEYLKALPPPDPRLLRSGVSGDLSQLFLLLAGICLVIGAVGIANTTLVSVLERTGEIGLRRALGARARHITLQFLAESGVLGAVGGLIGTSLGVVTVVGVALARDWTPVVHPATAAAAPAIGLVTGVLAGLYPAWRASRIQPAEALRR; translated from the coding sequence ATGATCCGCGGCGTGCTGCGCAAGCGCGGGGCCTCGGCGGTGGACCGCTCGGTGTTCTCCTTCGGAGACCTCCTGGGCGAATCACTCGCCGGCATGCTGCAGCGCCCGGCCCGTTCGGCCCTGACGGCGCTCGGTACGGTCCTCGGCGTGGGTACGTTCGTGGCCATCCTGGGGCTGACCGCCACGGCCTCCTCGCAGATCGACGCCCGCTTCAACTCCCTCAGCGCCACGGAGGTGTCGGTCGAGGACAAGGCCTCGGAACAGAACGAGTTCGCGGCGCCCGCCTTTCCGCCGGACGCCGACGAGCGGGTGGAGAGGCTGAACGGCGTGCGCAGCGCCGGGGTGTACTGGCCGGTTCGCCCGGCCACCGACGTCACGGTGCGCTCCGCCCCGGTCGCCCGGGCCGACGACGGCGGCAGGACGCAGGTGGTCGCGGCTTCCCCCGGCGTACTGGAGGCGGCCGAACCCACGCTCTCCCAGGGGCGGATCTACGACGACCTGATGTCCGACGAAGGGGCGTACGTCGCCGTCATCGGGTCGGGCGTCGCCTCCCGGCTCGGCATCACCACGCTGGAGACCCGGCCCGCCGTCTTCGTCGGCGACCAGCCGTTCACCGTCACCGGGATCATCGAGAACACCGAGCGCAAGGCCGACCTGCTGCTGTCGGTCGTCGTCCCGCGCACCACGGCCGAGAAGATCTGGGGGCCGCCCGCGGGCGGAAGCGCGACGATGCTGGTCTCGACGGAACTCGGCGCCGCTCAGCAGGTCGCCAGGCTGGCCCCGACCGCGCTGCGGCCCGACCACCCCGAATACCTCAAGGCCCTCCCGCCGCCCGATCCCCGGTTGCTCCGCTCCGGGGTCAGCGGCGACCTGAGTCAGCTGTTCCTGCTCCTTGCGGGCATCTGTCTGGTCATCGGCGCGGTCGGGATCGCCAACACCACCCTGGTGTCGGTCCTGGAACGCACCGGCGAGATCGGTCTGCGGCGCGCGCTCGGCGCCCGTGCCAGGCACATCACCCTGCAGTTCCTCGCCGAGTCCGGCGTGCTGGGAGCCGTCGGCGGTCTGATCGGGACCTCGCTGGGCGTGGTCACGGTGGTGGGCGTTGCCCTGGCCCGCGACTGGACCCCGGTCGTGCACCCGGCCACCGCCGCGGCGGCCCCCGCGATCGGCCTCGTCACCGGCGTGCTGGCCGGGCTGTATCCGGCGTGGCGGGCGTCCCGCATCCAGCCCGCCGAGGCACTGCGCCGCTGA
- a CDS encoding demethylmenaquinone methyltransferase, whose translation MTRASLDKQPHEVASMFDDVAENYDLTNDVLSLGQARLWRKEVAKAVHARPAEKVLDLAAGTATSSLPFAETGAFVVPCDFSIGMLQEGKRRNSWLPFTAGDATRLPFRDETFDAVTISFGLRNVQDTDAALRELYRVTKPGGRVVICEFSQPVWTPFRTVYTEYLMRALPPVARAVSSNPDAYVYLAESIRAWPDQAGLAARLKRAGWSKVAWRNLTGGVVALHRGVRA comes from the coding sequence GTGACCCGAGCCTCCCTGGACAAGCAGCCGCACGAAGTCGCCTCGATGTTCGACGACGTGGCGGAGAACTACGACCTCACCAACGACGTGCTCTCGCTCGGCCAGGCGCGGCTGTGGCGCAAGGAGGTCGCGAAGGCGGTGCACGCCCGGCCCGCGGAGAAGGTCCTCGACCTGGCCGCCGGGACCGCGACGTCCTCGCTGCCGTTCGCCGAGACCGGTGCGTTCGTCGTGCCGTGCGACTTCTCCATCGGCATGCTCCAGGAGGGCAAGAGGCGCAACTCCTGGCTGCCGTTCACCGCGGGCGACGCGACGCGGCTGCCGTTTCGCGACGAGACGTTCGACGCGGTGACCATCTCGTTCGGGCTGCGCAACGTCCAGGACACGGACGCCGCGCTGCGCGAGCTGTACCGGGTGACCAAGCCGGGCGGCCGGGTGGTCATCTGCGAGTTCTCCCAGCCGGTCTGGACGCCGTTCCGGACCGTCTACACCGAGTACCTGATGCGGGCGCTGCCGCCGGTCGCGCGCGCGGTGTCGTCCAACCCCGACGCGTACGTCTATCTCGCCGAGTCGATCCGCGCCTGGCCCGACCAGGCCGGCCTCGCCGCAAGGCTTAAGCGGGCCGGCTGGTCGAAGGTCGCCTGGCGCAACCTCACCGGCGGAGTGGTGGCGCTGCACCGGGGCGTACGCGCCTGA
- a CDS encoding GNAT family N-acetyltransferase has product MSIAPRALPVVQLRVPTDEDAVAWHRAFADPEVMEFLGGRPSELSLYEEWTARQRRLDAEHGFCLWTVLDEGGDVVGFTGAQPWPQSAYGPVGEIEIGWRLARPAWGRGYVTAAARIALERLRAARVERVVATVDELNERSVAVALRLGMERAESFTAPRSGQEVRCFRLELGR; this is encoded by the coding sequence ATGTCGATCGCGCCCCGCGCACTCCCTGTCGTACAGCTGCGTGTCCCGACCGACGAGGACGCGGTGGCCTGGCACCGCGCCTTCGCCGACCCGGAGGTGATGGAGTTCCTCGGCGGCCGCCCGTCCGAGCTGTCGCTGTACGAGGAGTGGACCGCCAGGCAGCGCAGGCTCGACGCCGAACACGGCTTCTGCCTGTGGACCGTGCTCGACGAGGGCGGCGACGTCGTCGGCTTCACCGGTGCGCAGCCGTGGCCGCAGAGCGCGTACGGCCCGGTGGGCGAGATCGAGATCGGCTGGCGGCTGGCCCGTCCGGCGTGGGGCCGCGGCTATGTGACCGCGGCCGCGCGCATCGCCCTGGAGCGGTTGCGCGCGGCCCGGGTGGAGCGGGTCGTGGCGACGGTCGACGAGCTCAACGAGCGGTCGGTCGCGGTGGCCCTGCGCCTGGGCATGGAGCGGGCGGAGAGCTTCACGGCGCCCCGGTCGGGGCAGGAGGTGCGGTGCTTCCGGCTGGAGCTGGGCCGGTGA
- a CDS encoding geranylgeranyl reductase family protein, translating into MTEPLSEHSADVIVVGAGPAGSTTAYYLAKAGLDVLLLEKTAFPREKVCGDGLTPRATKQLVSMGIDISEEAGWLRNKGLRIIGGGVRLQLDWPDLASYPDYGLVRKRDDFDEQLARQAQKSGARLYERCNVGAPITDPRTGRITGVHAKLGEEKTPVTFHAPLVVAADGNSTRLSVAMGLHRREDRPMGVAVRTYFTSPRHDDDYLESWLELWDRRGAEDRLLPGYGWIFGMGDGTSNVGLGILNSSSAFKELDWREVLKAWCASMPEDWGYTPENMTTPIRGAALPMAFNRQPHYTKGLLLVGDAGGMVNPFNGEGIAYAMESGQIAADVIVQAHARSTPAQRELALNNYPKVLKETYGGYYTMGRAFVKLIGNPKVMKVATQRGLTHPLLMKFTLKMLANLTDPTGGDAMDRIINGLTKVAPKA; encoded by the coding sequence GTGACCGAGCCCCTGTCCGAACACAGCGCGGACGTGATCGTCGTCGGGGCAGGCCCGGCCGGCTCCACGACCGCGTACTACCTCGCCAAGGCGGGACTCGACGTCCTCCTCCTGGAGAAGACCGCCTTCCCGCGCGAGAAGGTCTGCGGCGACGGCCTCACACCGCGCGCCACCAAGCAGCTCGTCTCCATGGGCATCGACATCTCCGAAGAGGCCGGCTGGCTGCGGAACAAGGGCCTGCGCATCATCGGCGGCGGCGTCCGGCTCCAACTGGACTGGCCGGATCTCGCCTCGTACCCGGACTACGGACTGGTCCGCAAGCGCGACGACTTCGACGAGCAGCTGGCCCGCCAGGCGCAGAAGAGCGGCGCACGGCTGTACGAGCGCTGCAACGTCGGCGCCCCGATCACCGACCCCCGCACCGGCCGGATCACCGGCGTGCACGCCAAGCTCGGCGAGGAGAAGACCCCGGTCACCTTCCACGCCCCCCTCGTCGTCGCCGCCGACGGCAACTCCACCCGGCTCTCCGTGGCGATGGGCCTGCACCGCCGCGAGGACCGCCCGATGGGCGTCGCCGTCCGTACGTACTTCACCTCGCCCCGCCACGACGACGACTACCTGGAGTCCTGGCTGGAACTCTGGGACCGCCGAGGCGCCGAGGACCGGCTGCTGCCCGGCTACGGCTGGATCTTCGGCATGGGCGACGGCACCTCCAACGTCGGCCTCGGCATCCTCAACTCCTCCTCCGCCTTCAAGGAGCTGGACTGGCGCGAGGTCCTCAAGGCGTGGTGCGCGTCAATGCCGGAGGACTGGGGCTACACCCCCGAGAACATGACGACGCCGATCCGCGGCGCCGCCCTCCCGATGGCCTTCAACCGCCAGCCGCACTACACCAAGGGCCTGCTGCTCGTCGGCGACGCGGGCGGCATGGTCAACCCGTTCAACGGCGAAGGCATCGCGTACGCCATGGAGTCGGGCCAGATCGCCGCGGACGTCATCGTCCAGGCCCACGCCCGCTCGACCCCGGCCCAGCGCGAACTGGCCCTGAACAACTACCCGAAGGTGCTCAAGGAGACCTACGGCGGCTACTACACGATGGGCCGCGCCTTCGTGAAGCTGATCGGCAACCCGAAGGTCATGAAGGTCGCCACCCAGCGCGGCCTGACGCACCCGCTGCTGATGAAGTTCACCCTGAAGATGCTCGCCAACCTCACCGACCCGACGGGCGGCGACGCGATGGACCGCATCATCAACGGCCTGACGAAGGTGGCGCCGAAGGCGTGA
- a CDS encoding C40 family peptidase, producing the protein MSHTALIPSHRKPRRNASKTALRAGVAGGVLSTIAVAGAAGPAQAEPVTQTIEMPTITAGLSTTVAASAEATQQVALDLETQAHEDAAATTAAKAAKKAKAEAVRKDEAKKKAEAAAKAKAEAAERASRTAERTTLSAPSGSSASGSSVSTASAPVSSAATGSAASVVAFVQAQVGDAYVPGGTGPNSWDCSGLVQAAFRTVGVDLPRVSQSQSTAGTQVGLGNLQPGDILYWGSAGSAYHVGVYVGGGQFVGAQNSSTGVVQRPLDYDMPTGAVRIL; encoded by the coding sequence ATGTCCCACACCGCTCTCATACCCAGCCACCGGAAGCCCCGCCGGAACGCCTCGAAGACGGCGCTCCGAGCCGGAGTTGCCGGTGGTGTCCTCAGCACCATCGCGGTCGCAGGCGCTGCCGGTCCGGCCCAGGCCGAGCCGGTGACCCAGACCATCGAGATGCCCACCATCACGGCCGGGCTCTCCACCACCGTCGCGGCGTCCGCCGAGGCCACGCAGCAGGTCGCCCTGGACCTGGAGACGCAGGCCCACGAGGACGCAGCGGCCACGACCGCCGCCAAGGCCGCCAAGAAGGCCAAGGCCGAGGCCGTCCGCAAGGACGAGGCCAAGAAGAAGGCCGAAGCGGCCGCCAAGGCCAAGGCGGAGGCCGCCGAGCGCGCCTCCCGCACCGCCGAGCGCACGACGCTCAGCGCCCCCTCGGGCTCCTCGGCATCCGGTTCCTCGGTGTCGACCGCCTCGGCACCGGTCTCCTCGGCCGCCACGGGCTCCGCGGCCTCCGTCGTCGCGTTCGTGCAGGCGCAGGTCGGCGACGCGTACGTGCCCGGCGGCACCGGCCCCAACTCGTGGGACTGCTCCGGCCTCGTCCAGGCCGCGTTCCGCACGGTGGGCGTCGACCTGCCGCGCGTCTCGCAGAGCCAGTCGACCGCAGGCACCCAGGTCGGGCTCGGCAACCTCCAGCCGGGCGACATCCTTTACTGGGGCAGCGCGGGCAGCGCGTACCACGTGGGTGTCTATGTGGGCGGCGGCCAGTTCGTCGGCGCGCAGAACTCCTCCACCGGTGTGGTGCAGCGCCCCCTGGACTACGACATGCCGACCGGCGCGGTCCGCATCCTCTGA
- a CDS encoding NADH-quinone oxidoreductase subunit A yields the protein MNAYAPILVLGALGAGFAIFSVISATLIGPKRYNRAKLEAYECGIEPTPTPAGGGRFPIKYYLTAMLFIVFDIEIVFLYPWAVTFDALGIFGLVEMLLFVLTVFVAYAYVWRRGGLEWD from the coding sequence GTGAATGCCTACGCGCCCATCCTCGTGCTCGGTGCCCTCGGGGCAGGGTTTGCGATCTTCTCCGTGATCAGCGCCACGCTTATCGGCCCCAAGCGCTACAACCGGGCAAAGCTCGAAGCGTACGAGTGCGGTATCGAACCCACCCCCACTCCAGCCGGAGGCGGCCGCTTTCCGATCAAGTACTACCTGACGGCGATGCTCTTCATCGTCTTCGACATCGAGATCGTCTTCCTCTATCCCTGGGCGGTCACCTTCGACGCCCTGGGGATTTTCGGGCTCGTCGAGATGCTGCTCTTCGTGCTCACCGTCTTCGTCGCCTATGCGTATGTATGGCGTCGCGGCGGCCTGGAATGGGACTGA
- a CDS encoding NuoB/complex I 20 kDa subunit family protein, which produces MGLEEKLPSGFVLTTVEQAAGWVRKSSVFPATFGLACCAIEMMTTGAGRYDLARFGMEVFRGSPRQADLMIVAGRVSQKMAPVLRQVYDQMPNPKWVISMGVCASSGGMFNNYAIVQGVDHIVPVDIYLPGCPPRPEMLIDAILKLHQKIQGSKLGVNAEEAAREAEEAALNALPLIEMKGLLR; this is translated from the coding sequence ATGGGACTCGAAGAGAAGCTGCCCAGCGGCTTCGTGCTGACCACTGTCGAGCAGGCCGCCGGCTGGGTACGGAAGTCGTCCGTATTCCCCGCCACCTTCGGCCTCGCCTGCTGCGCCATCGAGATGATGACGACCGGGGCCGGGCGCTACGACCTGGCCCGGTTCGGGATGGAGGTCTTCCGCGGATCGCCGCGGCAGGCGGACCTGATGATCGTGGCAGGGCGGGTCAGCCAGAAGATGGCGCCCGTCCTGCGGCAGGTCTACGACCAGATGCCGAATCCCAAGTGGGTCATCTCCATGGGGGTTTGCGCGTCATCGGGCGGAATGTTCAATAATTACGCCATTGTTCAGGGTGTTGATCATATTGTCCCGGTTGATATTTATTTGCCGGGTTGTCCGCCGCGTCCCGAGATGCTGATCGACGCGATCCTCAAGCTCCACCAGAAGATCCAGGGCTCCAAGCTCGGGGTCAACGCGGAGGAGGCCGCCCGCGAGGCGGAGGAAGCGGCGCTCAACGCACTGCCCCTGATCGAGATGAAGGGGCTGCTCCGGTGA